A single region of the Microthrixaceae bacterium genome encodes:
- a CDS encoding helix-turn-helix domain-containing protein, translating into MPIVTAASLIVSAEDRAELERMASSSVLPYRKVVQASALLLAADGVANNEIARRCSTTPDTVRRWRAKFEAGGVGAVGTIAAGRGRKPQIAQETIDAIVHDTLHTVPDDESTQWSTRTMGERFGVGKDTVARIWKGRKIRPWRVGSCQ; encoded by the coding sequence CGCGCCGAGTTGGAGCGGATGGCTTCGTCGTCGGTGTTGCCGTACCGCAAGGTGGTTCAGGCGTCGGCGTTGTTGTTGGCTGCGGACGGTGTTGCGAACAACGAGATTGCCCGGCGGTGTTCGACGACGCCGGACACGGTGCGCCGGTGGCGGGCCAAGTTCGAGGCTGGCGGGGTTGGGGCGGTGGGGACGATTGCTGCGGGTCGTGGCCGCAAGCCGCAGATCGCGCAGGAAACGATCGACGCGATTGTGCACGACACGTTGCACACGGTGCCTGATGACGAGTCGACGCAGTGGTCGACTCGAACGATGGGAGAGCGGTTCGGTGTCGGTAAGGACACCGTGGCGCGGATCTGGAAGGGCCGCAAGATCCGGCCGTGGCGGGTCGGAAGCTGTCAATAG
- a CDS encoding IS3 family transposase — translation MSDDIEAWTPRVGVELSCAAFGVSSRTWRHHQQRERGELPLRPSRATGQPRRGHPAALDAVERQTVLDVLCEPRFADAGVTEIYATLLDEGTYLCSESTMHRLLREHRLSGQRRQGPQRDTHPRPRVVATAPNMVWCWDISRLPGPHKGVWFYLYAIWDLWSRKTVGWTVNHTETAEIAEQLINTTARRERVERHQLIIHSDRGAQMTSGTLSDLYDQLAVRRSLSRPRVSNDNPHAEAGFKTLKYRPDWPTRFTSLEDATVYCEQFFDWYNNEHHHSGIGLLTPTDRHAGNGQAINQSRQAVLDRAYQAHPERFVKGQPSPPHQPARVWINPPTIETDQPHNP, via the coding sequence GTGAGTGACGATATCGAGGCCTGGACGCCACGGGTTGGGGTCGAACTGTCCTGCGCCGCGTTCGGTGTGTCCTCACGCACGTGGCGACACCACCAACAACGCGAACGCGGGGAACTCCCGTTGCGGCCGTCGCGGGCGACCGGTCAACCTCGTCGTGGCCACCCCGCCGCGTTGGATGCTGTGGAGCGTCAAACGGTGTTGGACGTGTTGTGTGAGCCCCGCTTCGCTGACGCGGGTGTCACCGAGATCTACGCCACCCTGTTGGACGAAGGCACCTACCTGTGTTCGGAATCCACCATGCACCGGCTTCTCCGAGAACACCGGTTGTCAGGCCAGCGTCGTCAAGGCCCCCAGCGCGACACCCACCCCCGCCCGCGTGTCGTAGCGACCGCGCCGAACATGGTGTGGTGCTGGGACATCTCCCGACTCCCGGGACCCCACAAAGGCGTCTGGTTCTACCTGTACGCCATCTGGGACCTGTGGTCCCGCAAAACGGTCGGCTGGACTGTCAATCACACCGAAACCGCCGAGATCGCGGAACAGTTGATCAACACGACCGCTCGTCGTGAACGTGTCGAGCGTCACCAATTGATCATCCATTCCGACCGTGGCGCCCAAATGACATCAGGCACGCTCAGCGACCTGTACGACCAACTCGCTGTGCGCCGGTCCCTGTCTCGACCCCGTGTCAGCAACGACAACCCTCACGCCGAAGCCGGGTTCAAAACGTTGAAATACCGGCCCGACTGGCCGACCCGGTTCACCAGCCTCGAAGACGCCACCGTCTACTGCGAACAGTTCTTCGACTGGTACAACAACGAACACCACCACAGCGGCATCGGCCTACTCACCCCAACAGACCGCCACGCCGGCAACGGCCAAGCGATCAACCAGTCACGCCAAGCCGTTCTCGACCGTGCCTACCAGGCCCACCCCGAACGATTCGTGAAAGGCCAGCCCTCACCACCACACCAACCCGCCCGAGTGTGGATCAACCCGCCCACCATCGAAACCGACCAACCCCACAACCCGTAA